The proteins below come from a single Oryzomicrobium terrae genomic window:
- a CDS encoding cytochrome D1 domain-containing protein: protein MRRTGQAALLAALAAGLAACAAPGQPLRGTGDLGLVVERASGQLTLVDTTARAPYAQVAGLGDLSHASAVYSRDGRYAYIFGRDGGLTKVDLLTAGIAKRVIQGGNSIGGAVSQDGTLVAAANYEPGGVKVFDAKTLELVADLPAEYTAADGSKKFSRVVGIADLPGRRFIYSLFDADAIWIADLSDVKAPKVTKIGKIGHQPYDALITPDGRYYLAGLFGEDGIAKLDLWQPDKGVERVLAHYGRGEEKLPVFKMPHLRGWAVAGNRAYLPAIGRHEVLVVDLTTWKEVGRIPVAGQPVFVMARPDGRQVWVNFAVPDYSRVQVIDTLTNTIAKTLEPGKAVLHLEFTPRGEQVWISARDDDKVVVYDTATFAPVATLAAKSPSGIFFTSRANRLGF from the coding sequence ATGCGCCGGACCGGCCAGGCCGCGCTGCTGGCGGCGCTGGCCGCCGGCTTGGCCGCCTGCGCCGCCCCCGGGCAGCCCCTGCGCGGTACCGGCGACCTGGGATTGGTGGTGGAGCGGGCCTCGGGCCAGCTGACCCTGGTGGACACCACCGCCCGGGCCCCCTACGCCCAGGTGGCCGGCCTGGGCGACCTGTCCCACGCCTCCGCCGTCTATTCCCGGGATGGGCGCTACGCCTACATCTTCGGCCGCGACGGTGGCCTGACCAAGGTGGATCTGCTCACCGCCGGCATCGCCAAGCGCGTCATCCAGGGCGGCAACTCCATCGGCGGCGCCGTTTCCCAGGATGGCACCCTGGTGGCCGCGGCCAACTACGAGCCGGGCGGGGTCAAGGTGTTCGACGCCAAGACCCTGGAACTGGTGGCCGACCTGCCCGCCGAGTACACCGCCGCCGACGGCAGCAAGAAATTCTCTCGGGTGGTGGGCATCGCCGACCTGCCCGGGCGGCGCTTCATCTATTCGTTGTTCGACGCCGATGCCATCTGGATCGCCGATCTGTCCGACGTGAAGGCGCCCAAGGTCACCAAGATCGGCAAGATCGGCCACCAGCCCTACGACGCCCTGATCACCCCGGACGGCCGCTACTACCTGGCCGGCCTGTTCGGCGAGGACGGTATCGCCAAACTCGACCTGTGGCAGCCGGACAAGGGCGTGGAGCGGGTGCTGGCCCACTACGGCCGGGGCGAGGAAAAGCTGCCGGTGTTCAAAATGCCCCACCTGCGCGGCTGGGCCGTGGCCGGCAACCGGGCCTACCTGCCCGCCATCGGCCGCCACGAGGTGCTGGTGGTGGACCTCACCACCTGGAAGGAAGTGGGCCGCATCCCGGTGGCCGGCCAGCCGGTATTCGTCATGGCCCGGCCCGACGGGCGCCAGGTGTGGGTGAACTTCGCCGTGCCCGACTACAGCCGGGTCCAGGTGATCGATACCCTGACCAACACCATCGCCAAGACCCTGGAGCCGGGCAAGGCCGTGCTGCACCTGGAATTCACCCCCCGGGGTGAGCAGGTGTGGATCTCGGCCCGGGACGACGACAAGGTGGTGGTCTACGACACTGCCACCTTCGCTCCGGTGGCCACCCTGGCGGCCAAGTCGCCCTCCGGCATCTTCTTCACCAGCCGGGCCAACCGGCTGGGCTTCTGA
- a CDS encoding TlpA family protein disulfide reductase, protein MLEMPLASRPAADSSPACSTYPTDFAGSMALTSPMRRRLLVALGGVSVPALCGVSALALFGSAEAQAATLDKAALDDLFSTPVTGLDGKPATLAAYRGKRLLVNFWATWCAPCRREMPELTALASARKDLTVVGVAVEEELKGVNTFLKSMGVSYSNVLIPPMAGLGLMRRLGNSVGGLPYSIMIEANGNPLLAKVGAVTRDEIEAKLPRG, encoded by the coding sequence ATGCTTGAAATGCCCCTGGCCAGCCGTCCTGCGGCCGATTCTTCCCCAGCCTGTTCCACCTATCCCACCGATTTCGCCGGTTCCATGGCCCTGACTTCGCCGATGCGCCGCCGTCTGCTCGTCGCCCTGGGGGGCGTGAGCGTGCCAGCCTTGTGCGGCGTGTCGGCCCTGGCCCTGTTCGGCTCTGCCGAGGCCCAGGCCGCCACCCTGGACAAGGCGGCCCTGGACGACTTGTTCAGCACCCCGGTGACCGGCCTCGACGGCAAGCCCGCTACCCTGGCGGCCTACCGGGGCAAGCGCCTATTGGTGAATTTCTGGGCCACCTGGTGCGCTCCCTGCCGGCGCGAGATGCCGGAGCTGACGGCCCTGGCCTCCGCCCGCAAGGATCTGACCGTGGTCGGCGTGGCGGTGGAGGAGGAGCTCAAGGGGGTGAACACCTTCCTCAAGTCCATGGGCGTCTCCTATTCCAACGTGCTGATCCCGCCCATGGCCGGGCTGGGCTTGATGCGCCGCCTCGGCAACAGCGTCGGGGGGCTGCCCTATTCGATCATGATCGAGGCCAACGGCAATCCGCTGCTGGCCAAGGTCGGCGCCGTGACCCGGGACGAGATCGAAGCCAAGCTGCCCCGCGGCTGA
- a CDS encoding SCO family protein, producing the protein MTAPTPEPAHNTAHDPAARRVMIATLVLLVAVIAALVAWQPGRPDRGSPPGDGRNLDFTLQSADGPVRLADYRGQVVVVYFGYTFCPDVCPTSLATLGAALESLTPAEQARVQPLFISVDPARDTPEQLKSYSRFFHPRLRGLTGSPEAIAEVAKRYGVYYAVQKPAAPAAAPAPGNGRSEDAGYSVDHTSVLYLIGSDGKLAAQLPHGTPPDAVAAALRRLIPAAS; encoded by the coding sequence ATGACCGCACCGACGCCCGAACCCGCCCACAATACCGCCCACGATCCCGCCGCCCGCCGGGTAATGATCGCCACCCTGGTGCTGCTGGTGGCAGTGATCGCCGCCCTGGTCGCGTGGCAACCCGGCCGGCCCGACCGGGGTAGCCCGCCGGGCGATGGCCGAAATCTCGATTTCACCCTGCAATCCGCCGACGGCCCGGTGCGCCTGGCCGATTACCGGGGCCAGGTGGTGGTGGTGTATTTCGGCTACACCTTCTGTCCGGACGTCTGCCCCACCTCCCTGGCTACCCTGGGCGCCGCCCTGGAATCCCTGACCCCGGCCGAACAGGCCCGGGTGCAGCCCCTGTTCATTTCGGTGGACCCGGCCCGGGACACGCCGGAACAGCTCAAGTCCTACAGCCGCTTCTTCCACCCCCGCCTGCGCGGACTGACCGGCAGCCCCGAAGCCATCGCCGAGGTGGCCAAGCGCTATGGCGTGTATTACGCCGTGCAGAAGCCGGCCGCCCCCGCCGCGGCGCCAGCGCCAGGCAATGGGCGCAGCGAGGATGCCGGCTACAGCGTGGACCACACCTCGGTGCTGTACCTGATCGGGTCCGACGGCAAGCTCGCCGCCCAACTGCCCCATGGCACCCCGCCCGACGCGGTGGCCGCCGCCTTGCGCCGGCTGATCCCGGCGGCCTCGTGA
- a CDS encoding copper chaperone PCu(A)C, producing MRLLLTLLASGLTALSAASPAAFAADAAGLSVSAPFVRAVPPTQKVTGAFMTIKNAGSTDRKLVAAESPVAASVELHNHINDNGVMKMRPVKEIEVKAGGEAALKPGSYHIMLIDLKQPVKEGDQVPVTLKFDDGSTLKVEAPVQRPAPAAPMAPMSDHGHMKH from the coding sequence ATGCGTCTGCTGCTCACCCTGCTCGCTTCCGGCCTGACCGCCCTGAGCGCCGCGTCCCCCGCCGCCTTCGCCGCCGATGCGGCCGGCCTGTCCGTCAGCGCCCCCTTCGTGCGCGCCGTGCCGCCGACGCAAAAGGTCACCGGCGCCTTCATGACCATCAAGAACGCCGGCAGTACCGACCGCAAGCTGGTGGCGGCGGAAAGCCCCGTGGCTGCCAGTGTCGAACTGCACAACCACATCAACGACAACGGCGTGATGAAGATGCGCCCGGTCAAGGAAATCGAGGTCAAGGCCGGCGGTGAAGCCGCCCTCAAGCCGGGCAGCTACCACATCATGCTGATCGATCTGAAGCAACCGGTGAAAGAAGGCGACCAGGTGCCGGTCACCCTCAAGTTCGACGACGGTTCGACCCTCAAGGTGGAGGCTCCAGTGCAACGCCCGGCCCCGGCCGCACCGATGGCACCGATGAGCGACCACGGCCATATGAAGCACTGA
- a CDS encoding c-type cytochrome produces the protein MTEAIAVFSRPSAPRRLAAALLLTGLCAALLAAPPARAAAEAGVSPAPARRAEIIRMVRQDCGSCHGMTFKGGLGPALTPEALAGKPMESLAATVFYGRKGTPMPPWSSMLSEAEATWVVQQLMRGFPDSGN, from the coding sequence GTGACCGAGGCGATCGCCGTTTTTTCCCGCCCCAGCGCCCCCCGGCGGCTGGCGGCGGCCCTGTTGCTGACCGGTCTGTGCGCCGCTTTGCTGGCCGCGCCACCTGCCCGGGCCGCCGCCGAGGCGGGGGTAAGCCCCGCCCCGGCGCGCCGCGCCGAAATCATCCGCATGGTCCGCCAGGATTGCGGCTCCTGCCACGGCATGACCTTCAAGGGCGGCCTGGGGCCGGCCCTGACCCCGGAGGCCCTGGCCGGCAAGCCGATGGAATCTTTGGCCGCCACCGTGTTCTATGGACGTAAGGGGACGCCGATGCCGCCCTGGAGCAGCATGTTGAGCGAGGCGGAGGCGACCTGGGTGGTGCAGCAGCTGATGCGCGGATTTCCCGACTCAGGCAACTAG
- the cobA gene encoding uroporphyrinogen-III C-methyltransferase: MKLLPNDPNTRRAIEPGKVYLVGAGPGDPELLTLRAARLIGAADVLVYDHLIGESILDMAPATVRRVFVGKESANHSLPQDDINHLLVKLAQEGLRVVRLKGGDPFIFGRGGEEIEVLARHGIPFEVVPGITAAAGCAAYGGFPLTHREHAQTLVFATGHLKDNTVDLDWTALARPRQTVVFYMGVAAAKEICRQLIAHGLPADTPAAAIEKGTTVRQRVVAATLATLPERIRLDHVKPPALLVVGGVINLRQCCTWFDPCDDRAPTQENGHHAAPLAAAQHATA; this comes from the coding sequence ATGAAGCTCCTGCCCAATGACCCCAATACCCGCCGCGCCATCGAGCCCGGCAAGGTCTACCTTGTGGGGGCCGGCCCCGGCGATCCGGAGCTGCTGACCCTGCGCGCAGCCCGCCTGATCGGCGCCGCCGACGTGCTGGTCTACGATCATCTGATCGGCGAGTCCATCCTCGACATGGCCCCGGCCACCGTCCGCCGGGTGTTCGTCGGCAAGGAATCGGCCAACCATTCCCTTCCCCAGGATGACATCAACCACCTGCTGGTGAAGCTGGCCCAGGAAGGGCTGCGGGTGGTGCGCCTGAAGGGCGGCGACCCGTTCATCTTCGGCCGGGGCGGCGAGGAGATCGAAGTCCTGGCCCGCCACGGCATCCCCTTCGAGGTGGTGCCGGGCATCACCGCCGCCGCCGGCTGCGCCGCCTACGGGGGCTTTCCCCTCACCCACCGGGAGCATGCCCAGACCCTGGTGTTCGCCACCGGCCACCTCAAGGACAACACGGTGGATCTGGACTGGACCGCCCTGGCCCGGCCGCGCCAGACCGTGGTGTTCTACATGGGGGTGGCGGCGGCCAAGGAAATCTGCCGCCAACTGATCGCCCACGGCCTGCCCGCCGACACCCCGGCCGCCGCCATCGAAAAGGGCACCACGGTGCGCCAGCGGGTGGTGGCCGCCACCCTGGCGACCCTGCCCGAGCGCATCCGTCTCGACCACGTCAAGCCGCCGGCCCTGCTGGTGGTGGGCGGGGTGATCAACCTGCGGCAATGCTGCACCTGGTTCGACCCGTGCGACGACCGGGCCCCGACGCAAGAGAACGGCCACCACGCCGCCCCCCTGGCCGCGGCGCAACACGCCACCGCCTGA
- a CDS encoding SDR family NAD(P)-dependent oxidoreductase: MTTSLAVVTGAASGIGFALSQELAARGNDVIAIDWAPPPFRDAPRITALQADVSDAAAMQRIAAAFARRPLAYLFANAGIAAPGSVFGASAQDWQHAWAVNTLGPLHTLRSWWPHLEAAGGSAIVTVSAAALLAYPGAPLYRTTKAALLSLLEGLYYETRDSGVTLHALCPGLVQSGILDNARLRHGAALADTPLTRYLDDALRRAEPARDFARRVLDDLAAEPPPPFYWLPHPDTRAGVEQRQYGVLDGGHPTLAFGAAR; encoded by the coding sequence ATGACCACGTCACTCGCCGTCGTCACCGGCGCCGCCTCCGGCATCGGTTTCGCCCTCAGCCAGGAACTCGCCGCCCGCGGCAACGATGTCATCGCCATCGACTGGGCGCCACCGCCGTTCCGCGACGCCCCCCGCATCACCGCCCTCCAGGCCGACGTCAGCGACGCCGCCGCAATGCAGCGCATTGCCGCCGCCTTTGCCCGCCGCCCCCTCGCCTACCTCTTCGCCAACGCCGGCATCGCCGCGCCCGGCTCGGTTTTTGGCGCCAGCGCCCAGGACTGGCAGCACGCCTGGGCGGTCAACACCCTGGGGCCGCTTCACACCCTGCGCAGCTGGTGGCCCCATCTGGAGGCGGCCGGAGGCAGCGCTATCGTCACCGTATCGGCGGCGGCCTTGCTCGCCTACCCCGGGGCGCCCCTGTACCGCACCACCAAGGCGGCCCTGCTCAGCCTGCTGGAAGGCCTCTACTATGAAACCCGGGATTCCGGCGTGACGCTGCACGCCCTGTGCCCGGGCCTGGTGCAGAGCGGCATCCTGGACAACGCCCGGCTGCGCCACGGAGCCGCCCTGGCGGATACGCCCCTCACCCGCTACCTGGACGACGCCCTGCGCCGCGCCGAGCCTGCCCGGGACTTCGCCCGGCGGGTACTCGACGACCTGGCGGCAGAGCCTCCCCCGCCGTTTTACTGGTTGCCTCATCCGGACACCCGCGCCGGCGTTGAACAGCGCCAGTACGGCGTACTCGATGGCGGCCACCCGACCCTGGCCTTTGGAGCCGCGCGATGA
- a CDS encoding ethylbenzene dehydrogenase-related protein — MTTALTSLSKLTLAAACGLAFAAGNANAAAPDWSKVPAKKITVFYPGASPLEWIMKGSEHGGAKGIKKGEQCIGCHEEEVADIGKKIASGARNEPRPIKGKAGSIPVQVQAAHDGANLYLRFTWKQPAGGGEKMDKDNPVKLAFMLEDHKVDLADQGGCWATCHNDARTMPDGKDDKKTKYVKDGNLASGKYYDLIQWTSKGKSHDGYVADKRVMEGGKGLVEAKGEQKGDTWTVTFTRKLAPGGEGDVTLAPGKAYNFGFAIHDDYTVGRFHQVSFGYTLGIDTKGDIVAAKQ; from the coding sequence ATGACCACCGCTCTGACCTCGCTCAGCAAGCTCACTCTGGCCGCCGCCTGCGGCCTGGCCTTCGCCGCCGGCAACGCCAACGCCGCCGCTCCCGACTGGAGCAAGGTGCCGGCCAAGAAAATCACCGTCTTCTACCCCGGCGCTTCACCCCTCGAATGGATCATGAAGGGCAGCGAGCACGGCGGCGCCAAGGGCATCAAGAAGGGCGAGCAGTGCATCGGCTGCCACGAGGAGGAAGTGGCCGACATCGGCAAGAAGATCGCCTCCGGCGCCCGCAACGAGCCCCGCCCGATCAAGGGCAAGGCCGGCTCGATCCCGGTCCAGGTGCAGGCCGCCCACGACGGCGCCAACCTCTACCTGCGCTTCACCTGGAAGCAGCCCGCCGGCGGCGGCGAGAAGATGGACAAGGACAACCCGGTCAAGCTGGCCTTCATGCTCGAAGACCACAAGGTCGATCTGGCCGACCAGGGCGGTTGCTGGGCCACCTGCCACAACGACGCGCGCACCATGCCCGACGGCAAGGACGACAAGAAGACCAAGTACGTCAAGGACGGCAACCTGGCGTCCGGCAAGTACTACGACCTGATCCAGTGGACCTCCAAGGGCAAGAGCCACGACGGCTACGTGGCCGACAAGCGGGTCATGGAAGGCGGCAAGGGCCTGGTCGAGGCCAAGGGCGAGCAGAAGGGCGACACCTGGACGGTGACCTTCACCCGCAAACTGGCCCCGGGCGGCGAGGGCGACGTGACCCTGGCCCCGGGCAAGGCCTACAACTTCGGCTTCGCCATCCACGACGACTACACCGTGGGCCGCTTCCACCAGGTCAGCTTCGGCTACACCCTGGGGATCGACACCAAGGGCGATATCGTCGCCGCCAAGCAGTAA
- a CDS encoding NapC/NirT family cytochrome c, whose product MSEHTPDQSPAPREGLFRRLCGCLCKPSTKYSVLALLSVGIVSGIILWGGFNTAMEATNKLEFCISCHEMKDNVYQEYKQTIHYTNRTGVRATCPDCHVPKEWTYKVLRKIQASKEVYGKLVGTIDTKEKFEAKRLELARHEWERMKKSDSRECRNCHSFQGMNADSQKQRARKQHELAQQDGGTCIDCHKGIAHHKPKDMTDEDDE is encoded by the coding sequence ATGTCCGAACACACTCCCGACCAATCTCCGGCCCCCCGGGAGGGCCTTTTCCGCCGCTTGTGCGGCTGTCTCTGCAAACCCAGCACCAAGTATTCGGTGCTTGCCCTGCTCTCGGTAGGCATCGTCTCCGGGATCATTCTCTGGGGCGGCTTCAATACCGCCATGGAGGCGACTAACAAGCTGGAGTTCTGCATCTCGTGCCACGAGATGAAGGACAACGTCTATCAGGAATACAAGCAGACCATCCACTACACCAACCGCACCGGCGTGCGGGCGACCTGCCCGGATTGCCACGTGCCCAAGGAGTGGACCTACAAGGTGCTGCGCAAGATCCAGGCTTCCAAAGAGGTGTACGGCAAGCTGGTGGGCACCATCGACACCAAGGAAAAGTTCGAGGCCAAGCGCTTGGAACTGGCCCGCCACGAGTGGGAACGCATGAAGAAGAGCGATTCCCGCGAGTGCCGCAACTGCCACAGCTTCCAGGGCATGAACGCCGATTCCCAGAAGCAGCGGGCGCGTAAGCAGCACGAACTGGCCCAGCAGGATGGCGGTACCTGCATCGACTGCCACAAGGGCATCGCCCACCACAAACCCAAGGACATGACCGACGAGGACGACGAGTGA
- a CDS encoding cytochrome D1 domain-containing protein produces MTKKTISTRRWAIGGAFALAALPFAVGNAFAQASGSAGPELTAAEKEQAKKIYFERCAGCHGVLRKGATGKNLEPHWTKKLPDGSTQEGGTTKLGTGRLEKIISYGTEGGMVNFDDILSKDEINLMARYIQTPPDVPPEFSMKDMEATWKLIVPVDQRPKKQMNKLNLQKIMSVTLRDTGEVALIDGDTKEISSIVKTGYAVHISRVSASGRYVYVIGRDGRLSLIDLWMEKPAVVAEVKVAYDARSVDTSKFKGFEDKYAIAGGYWPPQYAIMDGATLKPIKIVSTRGMTVDGEYHPEPRVASIVASMTKPEWVVNIKETGQIKLVDYSDINNLKETTIESAKFLHDGGWDASKRYFLVAANASNKVAVVDTKEGKLAALVPTAKIPHPGRGANFVHPQFGPVWATGHLGADVISLIGTDPAKHKANAWKVVQEVKNTGSGNLFVKTHPKSKHLWADAPQNPEREVAESVAVWNISDLSKPTKILNVAKDSGLPETKAIRRAVHPEYSADGTEVWISLWGGKTDQSAIVVYDDKTLTVKKVITDPKMITPTGKFNILNTQHDVY; encoded by the coding sequence ATGACCAAGAAGACCATTAGCACGCGACGCTGGGCAATCGGGGGAGCCTTCGCCCTGGCCGCACTTCCCTTCGCCGTAGGCAACGCCTTTGCCCAGGCCTCCGGTTCCGCCGGCCCTGAACTGACGGCAGCCGAGAAGGAACAGGCCAAGAAGATCTACTTCGAGCGCTGCGCCGGCTGCCACGGCGTGCTGCGCAAGGGCGCCACCGGCAAGAACCTGGAGCCGCACTGGACCAAGAAACTGCCCGACGGCTCCACTCAGGAAGGGGGCACCACCAAGCTCGGCACCGGCCGTCTGGAGAAGATCATCTCCTACGGTACCGAAGGCGGCATGGTGAACTTCGACGACATCCTGTCCAAGGATGAGATCAACCTGATGGCCCGCTACATCCAGACGCCTCCGGACGTGCCGCCGGAGTTCTCCATGAAGGACATGGAGGCAACCTGGAAGCTGATCGTTCCGGTGGATCAGCGGCCCAAGAAGCAGATGAACAAGCTGAATCTGCAGAAGATCATGTCGGTCACCCTGCGCGATACCGGCGAGGTGGCGCTGATCGACGGCGATACCAAGGAAATCAGCAGCATCGTCAAGACCGGCTACGCGGTGCACATCTCCCGCGTTTCCGCCTCCGGCCGCTACGTGTACGTGATCGGCCGCGATGGCCGCCTGTCCCTGATCGACCTGTGGATGGAGAAGCCGGCGGTGGTGGCCGAGGTCAAGGTGGCCTACGACGCCCGTTCGGTGGATACCTCCAAGTTCAAAGGCTTCGAGGACAAGTACGCCATCGCCGGCGGCTACTGGCCGCCCCAGTACGCCATCATGGACGGCGCCACCCTCAAGCCGATCAAGATCGTCAGCACCCGCGGCATGACCGTGGACGGCGAGTACCACCCGGAACCCCGCGTGGCCTCCATCGTCGCCTCCATGACCAAGCCCGAGTGGGTGGTGAACATCAAGGAGACCGGCCAGATCAAGCTGGTGGATTATTCCGACATCAACAACCTCAAGGAAACCACCATCGAGTCCGCCAAGTTCCTGCACGACGGCGGCTGGGATGCGTCCAAGCGCTACTTCCTGGTGGCCGCCAACGCCTCCAACAAGGTGGCGGTGGTCGATACCAAGGAAGGCAAGCTGGCGGCCCTGGTGCCCACGGCCAAGATCCCCCACCCGGGTCGCGGCGCCAACTTCGTCCATCCCCAGTTCGGTCCGGTGTGGGCCACCGGCCACCTGGGCGCCGACGTGATCTCCCTGATCGGCACCGACCCGGCCAAGCACAAGGCCAACGCCTGGAAGGTGGTGCAGGAGGTCAAGAACACCGGCTCCGGCAACCTGTTCGTCAAGACCCATCCCAAGTCCAAGCACCTGTGGGCCGACGCGCCGCAGAACCCGGAACGGGAAGTGGCCGAGTCGGTGGCGGTGTGGAACATCAGCGACCTGTCCAAGCCGACCAAGATCCTCAACGTGGCCAAGGACTCCGGCCTGCCGGAAACCAAGGCCATCCGCCGCGCCGTGCATCCGGAATACAGCGCCGACGGCACCGAGGTGTGGATCTCCCTGTGGGGTGGCAAGACCGACCAGTCGGCCATCGTGGTGTATGACGACAAGACCTTGACCGTGAAGAAGGTGATCACCGATCCGAAGATGATCACCCCCACCGGCAAGTTCAACATCCTCAACACCCAGCACGACGTGTACTAA
- a CDS encoding rhodanese-like domain-containing protein, with protein sequence MSIPPALPVRTYAEVRAALLEKREIALLDVREEDPHAQAHPLFAANLPLARIELDAYAKLPRRDVAIAVLDDDGAPGGLADTAARRLIALGYTDVALFAGGLAGWIAAGGEVFRDVNVPSKAFGELVEAKRHTPSLAAEEVQALIDTGADVVIVDARRFDEYQTMSIPTATSVPGAELVLRVPTLAPRPETRVIVNCAGRTRSIIGTQSLVNAGIPNPVAALRNGTIGWTLAGQALDKGQGRRFPPVSDAARDEAAARARRVADRAGVARATLADLERWRGEAGRTTYLFDVRTPEEYAAGHLPGFRSTPGGQLVQETEMVAPVRGARLVLVDDDGARANMSASWLAQMGWEVAVLDDVPADAFGARGPWQAPLPALPEIAAVTPATLADWLATPAKALVVDVSPGIAYRRAHIPGAWFVLRSALAAAVATLPSASRYVVAGDGSQDDGLARLAAAELAPLVSGEVVVLQGGTPAWITADQPTATGEEHLASPPIDRYRRPYEGTDNPREAMQGYLDWEFGLVAQLERDGTHGFFVI encoded by the coding sequence ATGAGTATTCCGCCTGCCCTGCCCGTGCGCACCTACGCCGAAGTGCGCGCCGCCCTGCTGGAAAAGCGCGAGATCGCGCTCCTCGACGTGCGCGAGGAAGACCCCCACGCCCAGGCCCATCCCCTGTTCGCCGCCAACCTGCCCCTGGCGCGCATCGAGCTGGATGCCTACGCCAAGCTGCCGCGCCGCGACGTGGCCATAGCCGTGCTCGACGACGACGGCGCCCCGGGCGGCCTGGCCGACACCGCCGCCCGCCGCCTGATCGCGCTGGGGTATACGGACGTGGCCCTCTTTGCCGGCGGACTGGCCGGCTGGATCGCCGCCGGCGGCGAGGTGTTCCGCGACGTGAACGTGCCGAGCAAGGCCTTCGGCGAGCTGGTAGAGGCGAAGCGCCATACCCCGTCCCTAGCCGCCGAGGAGGTCCAGGCTCTGATCGACACCGGGGCCGACGTGGTGATCGTGGACGCCCGCCGCTTCGACGAGTACCAGACCATGAGCATCCCCACCGCCACCAGCGTGCCCGGCGCCGAGCTGGTGCTGCGGGTGCCCACCCTGGCGCCCCGGCCCGAGACCCGAGTGATCGTCAATTGTGCCGGCCGCACCCGCAGCATCATCGGCACCCAGTCCCTGGTGAATGCCGGCATTCCCAATCCGGTGGCCGCCCTGCGCAACGGTACCATCGGCTGGACCCTGGCTGGCCAAGCCCTCGATAAGGGCCAGGGGCGGCGCTTCCCCCCCGTGTCCGACGCCGCCCGGGACGAGGCCGCTGCCCGGGCCCGCCGGGTGGCCGACCGGGCCGGCGTGGCCCGCGCCACCCTGGCCGACCTGGAGCGCTGGCGCGGCGAGGCCGGCCGCACCACCTACCTGTTCGACGTGCGCACCCCGGAGGAATACGCCGCCGGCCATCTGCCGGGCTTCCGCTCCACCCCCGGCGGCCAGCTGGTTCAGGAGACCGAGATGGTCGCCCCGGTGCGCGGCGCCCGCCTAGTGTTGGTGGACGACGACGGCGCCCGGGCCAACATGAGCGCCTCCTGGCTGGCCCAGATGGGCTGGGAGGTGGCGGTGCTCGATGATGTTCCGGCCGACGCTTTCGGCGCACGCGGCCCCTGGCAGGCACCCCTGCCGGCCCTGCCCGAGATTGCCGCCGTGACGCCGGCGACCCTAGCCGACTGGCTCGCCACCCCGGCCAAGGCGCTGGTGGTGGATGTGTCGCCCGGCATCGCCTATCGCCGTGCCCATATTCCCGGCGCCTGGTTTGTCCTGCGTTCCGCTCTGGCCGCCGCCGTGGCCACGCTGCCGTCGGCCAGTCGCTACGTGGTGGCCGGCGACGGCAGTCAGGACGATGGCTTGGCACGACTGGCGGCGGCGGAGCTGGCGCCCCTGGTATCTGGCGAGGTGGTGGTGCTGCAAGGTGGCACCCCGGCCTGGATCACCGCTGATCAGCCGACGGCGACTGGTGAGGAGCACCTGGCTTCGCCACCCATCGACCGCTACCGACGCCCCTACGAGGGCACCGACAATCCCCGGGAAGCGATGCAGGGCTATCTCGATTGGGAATTCGGTCTGGTGGCCCAGTTGGAGCGGGACGGCACCCACGGGTTTTTCGTGATCTGA
- a CDS encoding cysteine dioxygenase, giving the protein MSQPHQPSPSKLLAFVRDLSALLHTNPAEPRILAEGGQLLARLVAQDDWLPEAFAAPHPTYYQQYLLYADPFDRFSVVSFVWGPGQKTPVHDHTVWGLVGGLRGRERATDYARQADGSFVVSGSSVLLPGQVTAVSPRIGDVHEVANDLADQASISIHVYGGNIGRIDRHVFDPASGAAKSFVSGYASALVPNLWS; this is encoded by the coding sequence ATGAGCCAACCCCACCAACCCAGCCCAAGCAAGCTGCTCGCCTTCGTGCGGGACCTGTCGGCCCTGCTCCACACCAACCCGGCCGAACCGCGCATCCTGGCGGAGGGCGGACAGCTGCTCGCCCGCTTGGTGGCCCAGGACGACTGGCTGCCGGAGGCCTTTGCCGCGCCCCATCCGACCTACTACCAGCAATACCTGCTCTACGCCGATCCCTTCGACCGCTTCTCGGTGGTCAGCTTCGTCTGGGGGCCGGGGCAGAAGACCCCGGTGCACGACCACACCGTGTGGGGGCTGGTGGGTGGCCTGCGCGGCCGGGAACGGGCCACCGACTACGCGCGCCAGGCCGACGGCTCGTTCGTCGTGAGCGGTTCCAGCGTGCTGCTGCCCGGCCAGGTGACCGCCGTGTCGCCCCGCATCGGCGACGTGCACGAGGTGGCCAACGACCTGGCCGACCAGGCGTCGATCAGCATTCACGTCTATGGCGGCAACATCGGCCGCATCGACCGCCATGTCTTCGACCCGGCCAGCGGCGCGGCCAAGTCCTTCGTCTCCGGGTACGCCAGTGCCCTCGTTCCCAACCTGTGGAGCTAA